From Archaeoglobus sulfaticallidus PM70-1:
TTACCTCATCAAGCGTGGTTGTTGGGATCTCTTTTTTCAAAATCATCTCAACAAAATCACCAAGGCAGAAGGAGGAGTTGTCATCGATGAACGCTTCCTTTTTCTCCGCGAGCTTTATTGCTAACTCCTGGGCCTCCAGAGGAACCGTATCAAGACCATATACGGCAAGATTCTTTGAATTGCTAATCAGTTCAATTGCCTTATTCAGTGCAGTATCGAAATCCACTTCCTTCCCATCAACTTTTGGCTTCGCCTTGTTATTCTCGGCATTCCTAAATATGCTCGCCCCTCTCCTGCAGGCGTTGAATACCTTATCCTTGACAACGATGTCTGTGCATAAACACGAGCAACCAGCACAGGTTACCATGGCTAACCCTCCACAAATCTTATCGCATCGCTCGGACAGTTCTCCCTGCAGGCAACACACAGTATTCTGTTTTTACCATATCTCCTGCACTTCTTCATATTTATAACCTTAACAACACCATCCTCTATGCGAAGTATCGGATCATCTATCGTTGGCCCATAGCCCGATCCCATGCCATAAGGGTCATCCGAAGCGTGAACGGGACACACAACCACACAGTTAGCACATCCCGAGCATAACTCTTCATCGACTATCAGTCCGGTCTCAGTAGCCTCCTCAATCCCTTTCAGCATCTTTTTAAGCTCCTCAAGCTGTGGAGCGTATTTTTTCTCTTCAAAAAGAGGTGTGCAGTCTTCAAGCTTTCTCTCCCTGTTTATTACCTTGAATGCAAAGCTCATGCATGTTGCTTCCCCGCACTTCTTGCAGTTGGTTTTTGGTAAGAGTTTATAAACCTCCATCGGGGTAATCGCCATACTTTATAAATTTATCACACAAAATATATGGTTTTTTGAAACGATTT
This genomic window contains:
- a CDS encoding ATP-binding protein — protein: MAITPMEVYKLLPKTNCKKCGEATCMSFAFKVINRERKLEDCTPLFEEKKYAPQLEELKKMLKGIEEATETGLIVDEELCSGCANCVVVCPVHASDDPYGMGSGYGPTIDDPILRIEDGVVKVINMKKCRRYGKNRILCVACRENCPSDAIRFVEG